Proteins from a single region of Penaeus monodon isolate SGIC_2016 chromosome 12, NSTDA_Pmon_1, whole genome shotgun sequence:
- the LOC119579318 gene encoding terminal uridylyltransferase 7-like produces the protein MMEEDEDTGGNNSTYEIDLGNLTVEDTEDEPVSTISTNGVAPQDEPPLILEEVTSPVPLVTPTQATKLMAQVQDSHMAINFKFEEKVFTNGQKPPLICGSCQKEGHCKADCREDELPPLVRLPPMNNHFLNQLTAIFEQLTKDFEPSVEEIEERDRIVSDLEAYIKQFFSGVQLKLFGSSANGFGFQRSDLDICLTFKGNPEGKDIDHIQIIEALADKLKRYRQCNHVFAITTAKVPIVKFAIRRACLEGDLSLYNTLALQNTKLLATYANIDHRVKCLGYAMKYFAKLCDIGDASRGSLSSYAYILMVLHFLQQVKPPVIPVLQELYDHSKAAPEYMIDGWNAWFFREAKGKTLAQHWKDYGKNRDSVGQLWVSMLRYYTETFNCRGHVVTIRQ, from the exons atgatggaggaggatgaggatacaGGGGGTAACAACTCAACCTATGAGATCGACCTCGGCAATCTTACCGTCGAA GACACAGAGGATGAACCTGTGAGTACAATCAGCACTAATGGGGTGGCTCCACAGGATGAACCACCACTAATCCTGGAGGAGGTTACATCACCTGTACCTCTGGTGACGCCCACACAGGCTACTAAACTCATGGCTCAGGTGCAAGATAGTCACATGGCCATCAA CTTCAAGTTCGAGGAAAAGGTCTTTACAAATGGCCAGAAACCACCTCTGATTTGTGGGTCATGCCAGAAGGAAGGCCACTGCAAGGCAGACTGCCGGGAGGATGAGCTTCCCCCCCTGGTGCGCCTGCCACCCATGAACAACCACTTCCTTAACCAGCTCACAGCGATCTTTGAGCAGCTTACGA AGGACTTTGAGCCCTCTGTTGAGGAAATTGAAGAACGTGACCGGATCGTTTCTGATCTTGAGGCCTACATCAAGCAGTTCTTCAGTGGTGTCCAGCTGAAGTTGTTTGGCTCGTCTGCCAATGGCTTTGGTTTCCAGCGTTCTGACTTGGACATCTGCCTCACTTTCAAGGGGAATCCAGAGGGAAAG GACATTGACCACATCCAGATAATTGAAGCTTTGGCGGACAAGTTGAAGAGATACCGTCAGTGTAACCATGTGTTTGCAATCACAACAGCCAAAGTTCCCATTGTGAAGTTTGCCATTCGTCGTGCCTGCCTTGAGGGGGACCTGTCTCTCTATAATACTCTTGCATTGCAAAATACGAAGCTCTTAGCAACCTATGCAAATATTGATCATAGGGTGAAG TGCCTTGGATATGCAATGAAGTATTTTGCTAAGTTGTGTGACATTGGTGATGCTTCAAGGGGATCCTTGTCCTCCTATGCGTACATCCTGATGGTGCTTCACTTCCTCCAGCAAGTCAAGCCTCCCGTCATCCCAGTGTTGCAGGAA ctttaTGACCACTCAAAGGCAGCGCCAGAATACATGATTGATGGGTGGAATGCCTGGTTCTTTAGAGAAGCTAAAGGCAAGACCTTG GCCCAACACTGGAAAGACTATGGGAAGAACCGGGACTCAGTGGGGCAGCTGTGGGTCTCAATGCTGCGATATTATACGGAGACGTTTAACTGTAGAGGGCATGTGGTGACAATCCGACAGTAA